In Henckelia pumila isolate YLH828 unplaced genomic scaffold, ASM3356847v2 CTG_80:::fragment_1, whole genome shotgun sequence, one genomic interval encodes:
- the LOC140873705 gene encoding thaumatin-like protein, with the protein MINIIKSLPFFLISTLFFNHINAITFNITNNCPFTIWAAAVPGGGQRLERDQTWKLTVPDGTVGRIWARTGCSFDETGRGKCQTGNCDDLLQCENYGESPVTAFRYRLDIFNDLDFIDLSLVDGFNVPVKATPDSGQCGRPIECTVDINEFCPTQLRVPGGCSDPCTVFKTDKYCCGSGNYCGPTKFSRFFRSKCPRAYTYPRDDQPELVRCTAGTNYTVVFCP; encoded by the coding sequence ATgatcaacataatcaaatccCTCCCCTTTTTTCTCATAAGCACTCTTTTCTTCAACCACATCAATGCTATCACATTTAACATAACAAACAACTGCCCCTTCACCATATGGGCAGCCGCGGTGCCCGGCGGAGGCCAGCGGCTGGAACGCGACCAAACATGGAAACTGACCGTCCCCGACGGGACGGTAGGCCGGATTTGGGCTCGAACCGGCTGCTCCTTCGACGAAACCGGTAGAGGCAAATGCCAAACCGGCAACTGTGACGACCTCCTACAATGTGAAAACTACGGGGAATCTCCCGTCACTGCTTTCAGATACAGACTCGACATATTCAACGACTTGGATTTCATCGACTTATCTCTTGTAGATGGCTTCAATGTACCGGTTAAGGCAACCCCAGACTCGGGGCAATGCGGAAGGCCTATCGAATGCACCGTAGATATCAACGAATTTTGCCCGACGCAGCTGCGGGTTCCGGGAGGGTGCAGCGATCCATGCACGGTGTTTAAGACGGACAAATACTGTTGCGGTTCGGGGAATTACTGCGGGCCGACCAAGTTTTCGCGGTTTTTCCGGAGCAAGTGCCCGAGAGCTTATACTTACCCTAGAGATGATCAGCCAGAGCTTGTTCGTTGCACTGCAGGAACCAATTATACCGTCGTATTTTGTCCCTGA
- the LOC140873699 gene encoding pentatricopeptide repeat-containing protein At1g15510, chloroplastic: protein MAVVAKVSPISLRTEPKNPRLPNSNNLKGQNFTQRVCKTHQFPLKICHPHSVLSSSSSFAAEPNSLLTQLCIENQLNQAIKFLNSIADEPQNDIEEETFVSLVRLCEFQRASNEGLLVYSFVCNLMTRLSLKLGNALLSMFVRLGNLSDAWYVFGKMEERDVFSWNILIGGYAKNGFFYEAIELYGRMLWLGGICVRPDVYTFPCVLRACGGLGDWTWCREIHAHVLRFGFESDVDVVNALITMYVKCYDVWSARTVFDGMSRRDVISWNAMISGHFENGEYWEGLRLFFAMREHCFCPDVMTMTSVISGCEVIGDESLARAVHGYVAKMEYGSESSVYISLIQMYSSLGRWGEAEEAFDRIECKDVVSWTSMISGYSNNGMAEKAIETYKMMELVAEGVTLDEITIASVISACASVGSLDFGIKLHGIAERVGLIGHIMVANALLDFYSKCKCIDNALEVFHQIPDKNVISWTTIILGLRINNRNFEALIYFRQMILGLTPNDVTLISVLSACARIGALMCGKEIHAHVLRNGLVFDGFLPNALLDMYVKCGSTESALNQFKIQEPDVASWNILLTGHSNRGQGHLATELFNKMIESKVSPDEVTFTALLRACSRSGMVTEGLQYFNAMETEFSIAPNLKHYACVVDLLGRAGKLEDAYMLIEGMNMEPDAAIWGALLNACRIHRRVDLGEVAARHIFGMDKRDVGYYILLCNLYSDSGKWDEVAKLRKMMREMGLAIDPGCSWIEVKGKIHAFLSGDGSHPQITEITALLKGFYHKMKVAGLGDPEESYANEVEASKAEVFCGHSERLAAAFGLINSVPGMPIYVTKNLYMCKSCHDTIKFMSTTCRREISVRDTEHFHRFIDGSCSCGDEGYGKCFVKEIT from the coding sequence ATGGCTGTCGTTGCTAAAGTATCACCCATTTCTCTTCGGACAGAACCTAAAAATCCTCGGTTGCCCAATTCGAATAATCTTAAAGGCCAGAATTTTACTCAAAGAGTTTGTAAAACCCATCAATTTCCGCTGAAAATATGCCACCCGCATTCTGTATTGAGCTCCAGCTCTTCCTTTGCCGCCGAGCCCAACTCACTTTTGACTCAGTTATGCATCGAAAATCAGCTAAATCAAGCTATAAAGTTCTTGAACTCAATTGCAGACGAGCCGCAAAATGACATTGAGGAAGAAACTTTTGTTTCTTTAGTAAGACTGTGTGAATTTCAGAGGGCATCTAATGAAGGATTATTAGTTTACTCCTTTGTGTGTAATTTGATGACACGTTTGAGTTTAAAGCTTGGGAATGCGCTCTTGAGCATGTTTGTGAGATTGGGTAATTTGAGTGATGCGTGGTATGTATTCGGGAAGATGGAGGAAAGAGACGTGTTTTCATGGAATATTTTGATTGGTGGGTATGCAAAGAATGGTTTCTTTTATGAGGCAATCGAGTTGTATGGAAGAATGTTGTGGCTTGGTGGGATTTGCGTTAGGCCAGATGTATATACTTTCCCTTGTGTATTGAGAGCTTGTGGGGGTTTGGGAGATTGGACTTGGTGTAGGGAGATTCATGCGCATGTTTTACGATTCGGGTTCGAGTCCGATGTTGATGTTGTTAATGCTTTGATCACCATGTATGTCAAATGTTATGATGTGTGGAGTGCACGGACAGTGTTTGATGGAATGTCTAGGAGGGATGTGATCTCGTGGAATGCGATGATCTCTGGGCATTTCGAGAATGGAGAGTATTGGGAAGGGTTAAGATTATTTTTTGCAATGAGGGAGCATTGTTTTTGCCCAGATGTGATGACTATGACAAGTGTGATATCGGGTTGTGAGGTTATTGGTGATGAGAGCCTCGCGCGAGCGGTTCATGGCTATGTTGCTAAGATGGAATATGGATCTGAGTCTTCGGTCTACATCTCATTGATTCAGATGTATTCAAGTTTAGGACGATGGGGTGAAGCTGAGGAGGCTTTTGATAGAATTGAGTGCAAGGATGTGGTATCTTGGACATCAATGATTTCGGGTTATAGCAACAATGGGATGGCTGAAAAAGCTATCGAAACTTATAAAATGATGGAGCTAGTGGCCGAGGGCGTGACGTTGGATGAGATCACTATCGCGAGTGTCATTTCTGCATGTGCTTCTGTGGGCTCTCTTGATTTTGGCATAAAGCTTCATGGGATTGCTGAACGGGTCGGACTTATAGGGCATATTATGGTTGCAAATGCTCTTCTCGACTTTTATTCCAAGTGTAAATGCATTGACAATGCTTTGGAAGTATTCCACCAAATTCCTGATAAAAATGTAATTTCGTGGACAACAATTATCCTTGGGCTTCGAATCAATAACCGAAACTTTGAAGCCTTGATCTATTTTAGGCAAATGATACTTGGTTTAACCCCGAATGATGTTACCTTGATCTCTGTACTCTCTGCATGTGCAAGGATAGGAGCATTGATGTGCGGGAAGGAAATCCATGCCCATGTATTGAGAAATGGGTTGGTATTTGATGGTTTTCTTCCAAATGCTCTTCTTGACATGTACGTTAAGTGTGGTAGTACGGAGTCAGCACTGAATCAGTTTAAGATTCAGGAACCGGATGTGGCGTCTTGGAATATTTTGCTGACCGGTCATTCCAATAGGGGCCAGGGTCATCTTGCCACTGAGCTATTTAACAAAATGATTGAGTCCAAAGTTAGTCCGGATGAGGTCACTTTTACAGCACTGTTACGTGCTTGTAGTCGATCCGGAATGGTCACTGAAGGCCTGCAGTATTTTAATGCCATGGAAACTGAGTTTTCAATTGCTCCAAATTTGAAGCACTACGCCTGCGTGGTGGATTTGCTTGGCCGAGCAGGAAAGTTGGAGGATGCTTACATGCTTATAGAAGGAATGAATATGGAACCAGATGCAGCAATTTGGGGAGCCTTGTTGAATGCATGTAGGATCCATAGACGAGTCGATCTCGGCGAAGTGGCTGCCAGGCACATTTTTGGGATGGATAAGAGGGACGTCGGATATTATATTCTCTTGTGTAATTTGTATTCAGACAGTGGTAAGTGGGATGAAGTTGCAAAATTGAGGAAGATGATGAGAGAGATGGGTCTGGCCATCGATCCTGGTTGCAGTTGGATTGAAGTTAAAGGAAAGATCCACGCGTTCCTCAGTGGAGATGGTTCTCACCCTCAAATAACCGAAATAACTGCTCTCTTGAAGGGATTTTACCACAAAATGAAAGTTGCTGGTCTTGGTGATCCAGAAGAAAGTTATGCAAATGAAGTTGAAGCTTCGAAAGCCGAGGTTTTCTGCGGTCATAGTGAGAGGTTAGCTGCTGCATTCGGGCTAATAAACAGTGTCCCTGGGATGCCTATTTATGTAACAAAGAACTTGTACATGTGCAAGAGCTGTCACGATACGATCAAATTCATGTCCACCACGTGCAGGAGAGAGATTTCGGTACGGGACACGGAGCACTTCCATCGTTTTATAGATGGGAGCTGCTCGTGTGGTGATGAAGGCTATGGGAAATGTTTTGTTAAGGAAATAACTTGA